The segment TGCGTGCTGGGCGAATACGGCGCTGTCTGCCCGGTCACCCGCTGCTCAAAGAGCCTACTCAACGGCCCATGCGGAAATGCCCGCAACGGCAAGTGCGAAGTCTCACCGGACCTCGACTGCGGCTGGCAGCTTATCTATGACCGCCTAAAAGCCATCGGCCAGCTCGACAGGCTCCGGGAGATCGTATCACCGCAGGACTGGTCAGTAAGCCATTCGGGCGGATGCAGGAAGATCGTGCGTGAAGATCAGAGAATCGGTTGACACCTGCCACCCCATTTGATAGACTGACATTATCAAATGGGCGAGTGGCGGAATGGCAGACGCAGCGGACTTAAAATCCTCCGGGGCAACCCATGTGGGTTCGACTCCCACCTCGCCCACCAGGTTTTTCGAACGTAAAGAAGAGCCTCCACGACAGAAAACGTGGAGGCTTTTTTTCACATTCCAGGGACACGTTCATATGATATGCCGTCTGCAACGACGCTGCCGTCTGATGCCTGCGCACCTTCAATAAGCTTCTTTTGCGCACTGCTCCAGATAAAAGCCCTGACAAACCAGCCATAAACCAGCGGACAAGAAAAGACATAACTCCCAGATCCATTACGTCTCCAACAGCCTGTCACATAAATAGGGCGATTATTGCTGCTGATTGGAGAAAGAACTACTGCCTTATAGCTGGCTTTAGTCAGATTGCCATTATATAGACTAGCGGCTTCAAATGTAATAATGTCTCCAGGAGCCGCAAAGCAAGTGGTAGTCGGCAATACACTCATTGCCAAAAGTAATGTGAGAGTTTTGTAAATCATGAGGTTTGTCTTGCATTGGTATTTCTTGAGATTTGGAGTAGTTGTTATTGCTGAGCTAAAGACTATGAGGATAATACAAAAGGAGCGCTAATCGCCACTGACCTGATGCTTTTTTTTAGAGTAAGCATATGGAGATTACTGTGTGGAGTCTTACGCTGATGATATTACCTGTGTATTGCCTTTGTTTTACGAAGTTGCTGAAGACTGAAAACTATCGGCGCCACGAAATCTCGCCGCATTTACTACCCAGTTGTCTAGAAATTGCTTACCATCCATGTATAGCACTAAATATATGACAGAAGAGTATTCTGCTGCATTTATTATTCTACAGACTGTAGATTACGTCAAGCCATCAACCACTAACCCCCGCTTGCTTCAATGCGCCAACATCATCAACATATATTAAATATTTCATGACAACATATGCAGGCTATCTGGGCGATTTGTGCCGCAAGGAGTGGGTGGAAAGTGATTCTATGATTTGAATGTAAAAAGAGCCTCCCGGAAGTTATCCGTAGAGGCTCTATGGGTTACTGCAGCAATTAAAAATTTGACGGCTACTTTTCAGTTAGTGTTTTTCAGCAGGGATTTCAGGAGTACATAGGCTACATAGCCGACCGCTACTACAATGGCTACGCCTATTGCGAAGGAGATTATAGTGATGGCCAACCCGATGACAATTCTTATAACGGCCAGAGCCACCGCCAAGGCAACTATCCCTACTATAAAGTAGGCTATAATGCTCAGCCAATTTTTCTTTGCGTTCATATACATCGCCTCCAAGTCCTGACTTGTTATTCGACGGCTGGTGCCGAAATCCTTTAGTATCTTACCAGCGAACAGACCTCATAGTTATTCAGTGATTTCCGCCCTTTAAGAAAGAGGAGTTCTATGATGAAGCTCAGGCCTGTAACCGTGCCCCCAAGCTCCTCGACCAGTTGAACTGCAGCCTTTGCCGTGCCTCCTGTAGCGAGCAGGTCATCCACGATTGCGACCCTCATTCCCGGCTCAATGGCATCCTTATGAATCTCAACGGTATTTGTGCCGTATTCGAGATCATACTCAGCCTGCACAGTCTCCCATGGCAGCTTGCCCTTTTTGCGGACGGGGACAAACCCCAGTCCCAGTTCCAGAGCAACTGGTGCGCCAAGGATAAACCCGCGCGACTCTATCCCCACAATCACATCGGGCTTCATGGGCTTTACGCATTCGACTATTGAGCCGACGACCTCATTAAATGCTCGAGGGTTTTGCAAGATAGGTGTGATATCACGAAATAAAATGCCGTCCGCGGGAAAGTCGGGCACATCGCGGATGATCTGTTTCATCGTTTCTTCGGTTATCATAATGGGGCCTCCGGCATGCTTTATCTGAGATTCTTTTTGTACGGCGGTCTGATAATACCCTTCTGGGTTATGATCGCCGTCACATATTCTGCAGGGGTAACGTCAAAGCTGGGGTTAACGACTTGGACACCCATCGGCGCGATTCGGTGTCCGTCAATGTGAGTCACTTCATCGTGCGATCTCTCCTCAATAGGTATTTCATCACCTGAGACGAGAGAAAAATCGACTGTAGAGAAGGGAGCGGCTACATAAAACGGGATCTTGTGATGGCGAGCCAGCACCGCAACTGAATATGTGCCGATCTTGTTGGCCACATCTCCGTTTGATGCAATGCGGTCCGCGCCGACCACTACGCAGTCGATCTTACCCTGGCGCATAAGCCAGCCGGCCATGTTGTCCGAGATGACAGTGACCGGTATATTGTCGCTCATAAGCTCGAAGCAGGTCAGTTTCATCCCCTGCAGTCGAGGGCGAGTCTCATCGGCATAAACGTGAATCTGCTTACCAGACTCAACTGCCGCTCGGATTACACCTAAGGCCGTGCCATATGCGACGCATGCGAGCGCACCGGCGTTGCAGTGGGTAAGGACACTGCCTTTATCCGGCAGAAGCCGGGCTCCGTGTTTGCCAATCATCCGGCAGACATCCTCGTCTTCAGCCAGCATCAGCTCACCGAGTGATTCGAGAGCATGGACTACATCATCGACACTTGATCCTGCCTGCACTGCCGCATGCGCGGCATCCAGCATTCGATCAATTCCCCAGAACAGGTTCACTGCAGTCGGGCGAGTGTTTTTAAGCACATTTCCGGCGTGTTCGAGTTCCTCATATAAGACGTTAGGATCGGCTGCAATCGATCCTCTGGCGGCGACAACGATACCCAGCGCGCCTGTGACGCCTATAGCGGGAGCTCCTCGGACTTTCATTGTCTTGATAGCTTCGGCTACGCTCTCATAGTCAGAAAGCTCGATTGTGACCAGTTCGGCTGGAATACGCGTCTGGTCGATCAATATTACTCTGCCGTCTTTGTAGTCTACTGTGCGCTGCATGCTAGCCCAGCCTCGCGTTCTCCAATGCATGAGCGCAGGGGCAGTCACGAGTCTCGGGCATTTTCTCAATCATCTCGAAGATCAGCCTCTTTACTCGCTCGTTGTTTGCAGTAAGGACTTTTACCACCTCACTCGCATTGACTGGTTCCGCTCCGCCCTCTGCTACAATCCCCACATCATAATCGGTTATCAGCGCGATATTGACGTAGCAGATCTCCTGCTCAAGGGCAAGAATGCACTCGGGGTATTGGGTCATGTTGACCACATGCCAGCCCATTTTAGTAAACCACAGGCTCTCCGCCCGGCTCGAAAACCTCGGGCCCTGGATGCAGACTGTCGTTCCGCCGTCGTGCATCGTTACGCCGTGGTTTCTGCCTATCTCGACAGCAAGTTTGCGCAGCGCACGGCAATAAGTATCAGCGGAGGAGACATGGGTCACGATTGGGCCGTCGTAAAAAGTATCTTTTCGGCCGTATGTGCGGTCGACGAACTGGTCGCAGACCACAAAGTCACCCGGCTTTATATCCGCCTGCAGGCTGCCGACAGCATTGGGGCCTATTATTCGGGTCACGCCAAGCTGTTTCATAGCCCAGATATTTGCGCGATAGGGAATCATGTGGGGTGGAAGATGATGGGTCTTGCCGTGTCTGGGGATAAATGCGACACGCCTGCCTGCGATTGCCCCCAATGCAACAACGTCGCTCGGAGCGCCGTAGGGAGTGTCGAGCTTGGTCTCCTCGACATCGTCCAATAGTGAATAAAACCCGGAGCCGCCTATGACCCCGATCTCAGCCCTAAGTTCTGACATTATACCTCCCCATAAGTCAAAAAGTTGGAAAGTCGAAAGGTCAAAAAGATTACAGGCAGCTCACCTAACTTTTTGACTTTCAGACTTTTTGACTCTCTATTCTATCCAGCGCCTGAAGAGCGGCAGCCTGTTCGGCTTGTTTTTTGCTTTTGCCTGTGCCGCTGCCAAGCCGTTTCTTATCGAGATGCACTTCGACTGTAAATGTCTTGTCGTGGTCTGCGCCTTTTTCGTTTACTACAACATATAGCGGCGCCTTTTTATAGATTCCTTGAGTATACTCCTGCAGGAGGGTCTTGTAATCGCGGATGTGCTGCCTGTGCTCAACGTCTTTGAGAATAGAATCAAGCGCACGCAGTATGAACTGCCGGGCTGCTTCAAGACCCAGATCGAGATAAATAACCGCGACCAGCGCCTCAAATGCATCAGCCATGATCGAGAGCCGCTTCCTGCCGCCGCTGGCCTCCTCACCTGAGCTCATCATGATCATATTTTGCAGCCCGAGCGACTTTGCGCTCTCAGCAAGCACGGGTTCACTGACTGCAACAGCCTTGGCCTTGGCAAGCTCGCCTTCGTTGCGTTCGGGAAAATGCGTATAGAGGTACTCGGCGATTACGACTCCCAATACCGAATCGCCCAGGAACTCCAGCCGCTCGTTTGACGTAGCCTCGGCTGATTCTCCGAGATATGACCTGTGAGTCAATGACTGCCGCAGGAGTGTAAAGTCCTTGATCTCCAATTGCAGCTTCTGAACAATCTGTTGAAGAGTTTTTTGGTCGAGGGTCATGTTTGATTTCAGCTCTCAGCTCTCGGCAATATAAACTGTCTTTATCCCTCCAGTATCTTACCTGGAGGGCGAGTAAAATTGCTGACGGCTGAAAGTTGTTACCCTTTCTTGAAATTGACATGCCACTTCATGCGTTGCGGACCGAGAATTTCGATCTTTCCTGTTTCAATATAGCGTGCACGTCGAGCTTTGTCCAGTTGAAGAAGAATCTTCTCTTTTTCAGGATCGCGGGGGCGTCGACCGGGAACACGACCTTCGAATTTATTTTCGATGTCGATCAGCTTCAGGAAAACTTCCCGCTTACGGCGTTTCCAGTCCTGATAGTCTACTTTTTTCATTCTCCGGCATCCTTTGCAAGGTCGCTCAGCGCATCCGAGACTCTCTCTTGCTCCGCTCGTCGCGTCAGATATTCCCAATCCATGCTTTCCCTGCCAAGCGCTATCAAGCGACTTGCCCATCGGCCGTCCTCGGTAGATTTCCAGTGCACAAAAGCATTCAGCCGATCAATGATCAAATCCTCGATTCCGAGAACGCAGACCGTCATGTCATCGACCTGAACTTCAATTACACGAGCCGTGCCCTCCGCCAACGATGATGAAGGGGCTTCTATTGCGATGTCGATGTCCTCCCGAATCCAGTATCGACCGCGTTTCAAGAAACCCAATTCGGCCATTGCGTCATCCACATGAGCGGAAGTAGGCATGACCACATCAATATCCTTGGTTGTATATCCACCAAGAGTGTAGAATTGCACCGCTCCGCCACCCACCAGAACAGGCTTGACCCCCAACTCCGATAAGCGCTGAGTAATTACGGCAAGCGTAAACAATCGCCGGTCGAGTATATCATCGATCTCGGCGGCACTGTTCAGTAGCTCTTTAAGGTCGTTTTTGCTTGCCATTTTGGTTCCGAATCCTAAAGCAGATTCCTCACTAAGATCGAGATGACAACAGGCATTTATTTCAGCTTACTTACAGCCTCGGCTATCCTGTCCAAGCCCTTTTCGATGTTATCCATGGAAGTCGCGTAGGAAAGGCGGATATAGTCATTTGCCCCAAAACCGGCTCCAGCCACTACCGCCACTCTCGCATCATCCAGCAGCCAGCTCTCCACACAGCCCGAGCACTTCAGCACTTTTCCGCCTGCGCTCTTGCCGAAGAGAGCCGACACATTCGGGAAGACATAAAAAGCTCCGCCGGGCATTGCGCAGGTGATGCCGTCTATGGCGTTAAGCCTTTCGACTATATACTTTCTGCGCTTGTCGAACTCGGCGACCATCTCGGCCAATATTTCCTGCGGGCCGTTGAGCGCGGCAACCGCTGCCGGCTGAGCAAACGAGACCAAGTTGGACGCGCTGTGGCTCTGGATAGCCGTCATAGCCGAGATTATTTCTTTTTCGGCGGCGGCATAGCCCAGACGCCAGCCGGTCATTGAGAACGCTTTGGAAAAACCGTTGATTGTGATCGTCAGCTTCTTGATCTCATCACCAAGCGAAGCGATGCTCACATGCTCGCGCCCATCATAGATGATCTTCTCATAAATCTCATCAGAGAGCACATAGAAACCCTTTTCGACCGCAAGCCGGGCAATCTGCTCGATCTGCTCACGATTATAGACCCCGCCTGTCGGGTTGGACGGGCTGTTCAGGATCAGCATCTTGGTCTTGTCCGTTACTGCGGCTCGAAGCTTCTCAATGGGAACGGTGAACCCCGTGGACTCGTCCGCATCGACAAAGACGCACTTGCCGCCTGCCAGCCCAACAATCTCAGGATAGCTGACCCAATAGGGCGCAGGGATAATCACTTCATCGCCCGGGTCGACTGTCGCCAAGACCGCATTATAGATCGAGTGCTTTGCGCCAAGAGAGACAATCACCTGGTTCGGAGCATAGTCCAATCCGTTATCGCGTTTGAGCTTGTCGCAGATCGCTTTTTTGAGATCGGCAGTGCCGCTGGTCGGGGTGTATTTCGTAAACCCAGCCTGCAGCGATTTTATCGCGGCATCTTTAATGTGCTGCGGCGTATCGAAATCGGGCTCACCCGCGCCAAAGCCGATAACGTCGATCCCGTCCGCTTTCATCTGCTTTGCCTTCGCCGTGACTGCCAGTGTCGGCGAAGGAGTTACACTTTTTGCTCTCTGCGATATATCGGGCATTTCCTTACTCCTCAGAAGTGGAGAGTGGAAAGCTAAAAGTGGAAAGTCCGGATTGACGGCGCTTTCCACTTTCCACTATCTACTTTCCACTAATCCGCAAATCTCTTGAAAATCAGCGTCGCATTCTGGCCGCCGAAGCCGAACGAGTTGTTCATGGCATACTCGATCTTTGCCTCACGCGCTTCGTTTGGTACGAAATCCAGATCGCACGCCGGGTCGGGCTCCACGAGATTTCGTGTGGGCGCAATTACACCATCGGTCAACGCCTTGATACATACAATGCTCTCGACCGCGCCTGCGGCTCCCAGCAGATGGCCGATCATCGACTTGGTCGAGCTGACCATCATCTTGTAGGCATGATCGCCGAAAGCTCTCTTGATAGCCTCGACCTCGCCCGGGTCGCCCACAGGGGTCGAAGTGGCGTGCGCGTTTACATAATCGATCTTCTCGGGCGCAAGCCCAGCGCGACCCAGCGCATTCTTCATACTGCGGGATGCGCCGTCGGGGCTGTTTGCGACCATATCGTAAGCATCAGCCGAGCACCCATATCCGACCACTTCGGCATAAATCTTTGCTCCGCGAGCCTTGGCATGCTCCAATTCTTCGAGCACGACCACACCGGAGCCTTCTCCCATAATGAAGCCGTCTCTGTTTTTATCGAACGGGCGGGACGCATGCTCCGGGTCGTCGTTATTGGTGGACATCGCCTTCATAGTGCAGAAACCCGCGCATGAAAGGGGTCTGATCGCAGCTTCGGCTCCGCCCGCCATCATAACGTCGGCGTCACCGCGCTTGATCATGTGCCACGACTCACCCATCGAGTGGCTGGCAGTTGCGCAAGCCGTCACGACGGCCATGTTCGGGCCCTTCGCG is part of the Armatimonadota bacterium genome and harbors:
- a CDS encoding adenine phosphoribosyltransferase, with the protein product MITEETMKQIIRDVPDFPADGILFRDITPILQNPRAFNEVVGSIVECVKPMKPDVIVGIESRGFILGAPVALELGLGFVPVRKKGKLPWETVQAEYDLEYGTNTVEIHKDAIEPGMRVAIVDDLLATGGTAKAAVQLVEELGGTVTGLSFIIELLFLKGRKSLNNYEVCSLVRY
- the mtnA gene encoding S-methyl-5-thioribose-1-phosphate isomerase, which codes for MQRTVDYKDGRVILIDQTRIPAELVTIELSDYESVAEAIKTMKVRGAPAIGVTGALGIVVAARGSIAADPNVLYEELEHAGNVLKNTRPTAVNLFWGIDRMLDAAHAAVQAGSSVDDVVHALESLGELMLAEDEDVCRMIGKHGARLLPDKGSVLTHCNAGALACVAYGTALGVIRAAVESGKQIHVYADETRPRLQGMKLTCFELMSDNIPVTVISDNMAGWLMRQGKIDCVVVGADRIASNGDVANKIGTYSVAVLARHHKIPFYVAAPFSTVDFSLVSGDEIPIEERSHDEVTHIDGHRIAPMGVQVVNPSFDVTPAEYVTAIITQKGIIRPPYKKNLR
- a CDS encoding S-methyl-5'-thioadenosine phosphorylase gives rise to the protein MSELRAEIGVIGGSGFYSLLDDVEETKLDTPYGAPSDVVALGAIAGRRVAFIPRHGKTHHLPPHMIPYRANIWAMKQLGVTRIIGPNAVGSLQADIKPGDFVVCDQFVDRTYGRKDTFYDGPIVTHVSSADTYCRALRKLAVEIGRNHGVTMHDGGTTVCIQGPRFSSRAESLWFTKMGWHVVNMTQYPECILALEQEICYVNIALITDYDVGIVAEGGAEPVNASEVVKVLTANNERVKRLIFEMIEKMPETRDCPCAHALENARLG
- the rnc gene encoding ribonuclease III, with protein sequence MTLDQKTLQQIVQKLQLEIKDFTLLRQSLTHRSYLGESAEATSNERLEFLGDSVLGVVIAEYLYTHFPERNEGELAKAKAVAVSEPVLAESAKSLGLQNMIMMSSGEEASGGRKRLSIMADAFEALVAVIYLDLGLEAARQFILRALDSILKDVEHRQHIRDYKTLLQEYTQGIYKKAPLYVVVNEKGADHDKTFTVEVHLDKKRLGSGTGKSKKQAEQAAALQALDRIESQKV
- a CDS encoding DUF6036 family nucleotidyltransferase, which produces MASKNDLKELLNSAAEIDDILDRRLFTLAVITQRLSELGVKPVLVGGGAVQFYTLGGYTTKDIDVVMPTSAHVDDAMAELGFLKRGRYWIREDIDIAIEAPSSSLAEGTARVIEVQVDDMTVCVLGIEDLIIDRLNAFVHWKSTEDGRWASRLIALGRESMDWEYLTRRAEQERVSDALSDLAKDAGE
- a CDS encoding pyridoxal phosphate-dependent aminotransferase; amino-acid sequence: MPDISQRAKSVTPSPTLAVTAKAKQMKADGIDVIGFGAGEPDFDTPQHIKDAAIKSLQAGFTKYTPTSGTADLKKAICDKLKRDNGLDYAPNQVIVSLGAKHSIYNAVLATVDPGDEVIIPAPYWVSYPEIVGLAGGKCVFVDADESTGFTVPIEKLRAAVTDKTKMLILNSPSNPTGGVYNREQIEQIARLAVEKGFYVLSDEIYEKIIYDGREHVSIASLGDEIKKLTITINGFSKAFSMTGWRLGYAAAEKEIISAMTAIQSHSASNLVSFAQPAAVAALNGPQEILAEMVAEFDKRRKYIVERLNAIDGITCAMPGGAFYVFPNVSALFGKSAGGKVLKCSGCVESWLLDDARVAVVAGAGFGANDYIRLSYATSMDNIEKGLDRIAEAVSKLK
- the fabF gene encoding beta-ketoacyl-ACP synthase II produces the protein MQDRRIVITGLGAVTPLGNTVDEFWEGVKACKNAIAPITHFDACDHPTKIAAQVKDFDVTKYVDAKLARRMDQFTKFGVAAAKMAFDDSGLVITEENAPRVGVLIGSGIGGVETWETQQKVIWESGPRRVSPFFVPMLISNMASGVVAIITGAKGPNMAVVTACATASHSMGESWHMIKRGDADVMMAGGAEAAIRPLSCAGFCTMKAMSTNNDDPEHASRPFDKNRDGFIMGEGSGVVVLEELEHAKARGAKIYAEVVGYGCSADAYDMVANSPDGASRSMKNALGRAGLAPEKIDYVNAHATSTPVGDPGEVEAIKRAFGDHAYKMMVSSTKSMIGHLLGAAGAVESIVCIKALTDGVIAPTRNLVEPDPACDLDFVPNEAREAKIEYAMNNSFGFGGQNATLIFKRFAD